TTTAGTTCACGATAGATAATAGTTTAATTAAATAATTATGGCACAGTTAATTGGAATGGCGGCTGATCATGCGGGATACGAGCTTAAAGAAACCCTTAAACCTTTTTTGGAGAAAGCCGGCTACAAAATAAAAGACTTTGGAACTCATTCAACTGAGAGTATGGATTATCCCGATGTTGCTCATCCCCTGGCACTTGCAGTGGAGAATAAAGATGTTGATTTTGGAATAGCAATGTGCGGCAGCGGCAACGGAATTTCAATGACACTTAATAAACATCAGGGAATCAGAGCCGCCCTTTGCTGGACTCCGGAACTTGGGGCTCTTGCAAAGAGACACAACAATGCAAATATTCTCACTTTGCCGGCAAGATTTATTTCGCTTGAGCAGGCTGAAGCTGTTATAAATGCCTATCTGTCAGCAGAATTTGAGGGAGGAAGACATCAGCGCAGAATAGATAAAATTCCTGTCGCCGAGTAAAAGTATTTTAAAATTCAAATCAACTTCAAGTGGGACTAACTGTAATACAGAAGGATAGCAAGCTGTGTCTCTCAGAGCACATGGAAGATTATCCCGACGGTATTATCATCGTATTGGATAAGCCGTATAAGTGGACAAGCGCAGATGCTGTGAGAAAAGTGAAATTTGCTTTGCAAAAGCATTTCCATAATCATAAGCTGAAGGTTGGGCATGCCGGGACTTTGGATCCGCTTGCTACCGGCATCCTTCTTATTTGCATAGGGAAAGCCACAAAACTAGCTGAGTCTCTGCAGTCTGAGCGCAAGGAGTATATTGCCAAGATAGTTCTTGGAGCAACAACGCCATCTTTTGACAGAGAACACCCTATAGATAAAAATTTCCCGTATAAGCATATCACGCTTGACAAAATAAAAGAGGCGGTTGCCGGCATGATTGGAGAACAAGACCAAGTTCCTCCAAGTTTTTCTGCAAAATTTGTTGACGGCGTAAGGGCTTATGATATCGCACGCGGCGGAGACGACATTGTCCTTAAACCATCCAGAATTACTGTTTATTCTGCGGAAGTGCTTGATGCAAAGGGGCTTGATGGGGTGAACTTTTCGGTTCCGGAAAATCTTCCGGAGATATCTTTGAAAATTTCCTGCAGCAAAGGAACATACATTCGTTCAATAGCAAGAGACTTGGGTGTATCATTGGGCAGCGGAGGTTTTTTAAGCGGTCTTACAAGAACTGCGTCAGGCGGTTACATTCTGGATAACGCCATTTCAGTTGAGCAATTTGAACAAATTGCAGGTATCAATAGAGACAAATTGCAGATATAGCATTTTTGTTTTCAGGGAGAAAATTTCATATCGTCTGTAACTTTTTCATTTTTGTTTCGTATAAATAACGCATTGATTACGCTAACATTATGAAATTATCACAATTTAATTTTGCGTTTCCAAAGGATTTAATTGCAAAATATCCTCCCAAATACAGGGATGAGTGCAAGCTTATGGTGCTGCATAAAAATAACGGAAACACTGACAATAAAGTATTTAAAAACATAGTTGACTACGCCAGAGAAGGAGACCTTTTTGTATTTAATGATACTAAAGTTTTCCCTGCAAGACTGAGAGGAAACAAGGAGAAGACCGGCGCAGAGATTGAGATTTCTCTTTTAAGAGAACTTAACCGGGAGCAGAGATTGTGGGATGTTCTGGTTGACCCTGCAAGAAAGATAAGAATCGGCAACAAGCTCTATTTTGGAGATGATGATTCTTTGGTTGCTGAGGTTATTGATAACACAACTTCCAGAGGAAGAACTTTAAGATTCTTATATGATGGAAGTTATGATGATTTTAAAAAGACGCTTTTCAGCGTAGGTGAACTTCCAATTCCAAAAGAAATCAGAAGCCGTCCGGAAGAGATTGATATTGAGAGATTTAATACAATTTTTGCAAAAAATGAAGGAGCAGTTGCAACCCCAGCATCAGGTTTGCATTTCAGCAGAGAGCTTTTTAAGAGGATGGAGATAAAAGGGATTGAATACACATTCCTTACATCTCATATCGGACTTGGAAATTTTGTAGGTGTTGATGTTGAGGATCTTTCAAAGCATAAGATGGGTTCCGAGAGAATGATAATTCCGGAAGAAACCGCTGATAAAATTAACAAGGCAAAAGAGGAGGGACATAAAATATTTGCGATAGGAATCTCAGTCCTTAGGGCTTTGGAGACACCTGTCACAACTACAAATCAGGTTAAGCCTTTTGACGGCTGGACAAACAAATTCATCTTCCCGCCTTATGATTTTGCAATTGCTGATGCATTAGTTACAAATTTCCATTATCCTCTCTCTACAATGCTTATGACTCAGGCCGCTTTTGGTGATTATGATAAAGTGATGGCCGCTTATAAGCTTGCAATTAAAAAGGGTTATAAATTTGGCATTTACGGAGATGCAATGCTTGTCATTTAGTCAAATTGACTATAAATTTTGACAGGCCTTAATTTTTTCTTTTTCCGGATTTTTTAAAAGGATAAATTTACCCTATGGCATAAAAAGGGGCTGCGGATGGAATATCTTGCGGCCCTTTTTAAATTTATCTTATGAATGAGAATTATTTATGCGCATTGAGCAAAGTGTTCTTTAATAATCCGGTTGCGGGGAGAGCCTTGCTGGAATTGTATCCAACTGTAAAGGAGATATTTGAAGCAGATGATGAAACCATAGATAATGCGCTTTGCCGCCGCGGATCCGGTGCAAAATTGCACTCCAAGGGACTTTTGGATTGGGCGGAAAAGGAGGCTTTGTGGTATGAAGAGAAAAAAGTGCGCATAATAGATATCTCAAGCAAAGATTATCCTCAGAAATTGCTTGATTGCCAGGATGCTCCATTTGTTTTGTATTTTAAAGGCAATGGTAATCTTAATAATGCGCGCAGCCTTGGGGTTGTGGGGACGCGGCTAGCATCTTTGTACGGGAGCGATTCATGCAAAACATTAATTTCTTCATTTTCAGATAATGCGTATAATCCGCTTATAGTCAGCGGACTTGCCATTGGGATAGATATAACCGCGCATAGGGCCGCGCTGGAGAACGGGATGGAGACTGTAGCAGTTTTGCCCTGCGGAATAGATTTGATATATCCCGCATCTCACAGAGATGATGCTATAAAGATGATTTCTGGCGGAGGAATTTTAACGGAGTTCCCAAGGGAGACTCCGGCACTAAGGAGAAATTTTTTGCAGAGAAACAGGATAATAGCGGGAATGACACAGGGACTGTTGGTTGCGGAGACAAGGGTCTATGGCGGTTCCATGAGCACCGTTGAATATGCAAGTTCCTATGGGAGAGAGATTTTTGCAGTTCCGGGGAGAATCTGCGACGCAAATTCTTATGGATGCAATTATTTGATATCTAAAAATGTGGCATCTGCTTGCATTAATACGCTGACTATTCCCGTCGGTCTGGGCTGGACAAAAAGCGTAGGGAGCGATGTTTCTCTTCAGCAGGATTTGTTTAGCTCCTCCAATGGGAAAAGGGAGAAAATATTGTTAACTTTATCACCTGTAATTGCAAGGGGCGTAGATTATGTGGTGCAGAATACCGGGTATGATTTTAATACTGCATCGCTGATTCTTTTGGAGCTTGAGCTGGAGGGGGAGATAGTGGCGGACGATAAGGGGGAGTATAAGCTTAAAAGGCGGAACCGGCAAGATGCGGAAGATAATGGCTGATTTATGAAATTTGTTGATACACATACACATCCTTATGACGAGGCTTTTGATGCAGACAGAGAAGAAGTGCTGCAGCGTGCGTTGGATGCGGGGGTGGAAAAGTGGATTTTCCCTTCAATAGATTCTACATACTATCGGAGACAAAAAGAGTGTTTTGACAAACATCAGTGTAATGCCTTTATGGCCATGGGGTTACATCCAACATCAGTTGCGGCGAATTGGAAAGAGGAGCTGAATTTTGTTTTTGAGCAGATGAAGCAGTCTGCCAATTTTTCTCACGACAGTGCAACTACTTCATCTGTAAGGTATTATGCTGTAGGAGAAATTGGACTGGACGGATACTGGAGCAAGGAATTTATTGCAGAGCAGATGGAAGTGTTTTCTGCTCAGATAGATATGGCGGAACAATACTCTTTGCCCATCATTATTCATGAGCGTTCCGCAACCGATGAAATGTTCCGCGTTTTGGAAAACCATGTATTTGGGAAAGACAGCAACACGCACAAAATCAAAGGGGTATTTCATGCGTTCAGCGGCAGTCCGGAGACATTTGAAAGGATTCAGAAGTATGGAGATTTTAAAGTTGGAATAGGTGGAGTTGTGACATATAAAAATGCAGGAGTCGCCAAAGCATTGGAAAACATTCCGTTAGAAAGTATTGTTCTGGAGACCGATTCTCCGTGGCTCACTCCTGTCCCATTCCGCGGCAAAAGAAATGAGAGCTCATATATTCCTTACATTGCTGCAAAAGTCTCAGAAATAAAGCATTGCAGCGTAGAGGATG
The window above is part of the Bacteroidales bacterium genome. Proteins encoded here:
- the rpiB gene encoding ribose 5-phosphate isomerase B; translated protein: MAQLIGMAADHAGYELKETLKPFLEKAGYKIKDFGTHSTESMDYPDVAHPLALAVENKDVDFGIAMCGSGNGISMTLNKHQGIRAALCWTPELGALAKRHNNANILTLPARFISLEQAEAVINAYLSAEFEGGRHQRRIDKIPVAE
- the truB gene encoding tRNA pseudouridine(55) synthase TruB, translated to MGLTVIQKDSKLCLSEHMEDYPDGIIIVLDKPYKWTSADAVRKVKFALQKHFHNHKLKVGHAGTLDPLATGILLICIGKATKLAESLQSERKEYIAKIVLGATTPSFDREHPIDKNFPYKHITLDKIKEAVAGMIGEQDQVPPSFSAKFVDGVRAYDIARGGDDIVLKPSRITVYSAEVLDAKGLDGVNFSVPENLPEISLKISCSKGTYIRSIARDLGVSLGSGGFLSGLTRTASGGYILDNAISVEQFEQIAGINRDKLQI
- the queA gene encoding tRNA preQ1(34) S-adenosylmethionine ribosyltransferase-isomerase QueA, producing MKLSQFNFAFPKDLIAKYPPKYRDECKLMVLHKNNGNTDNKVFKNIVDYAREGDLFVFNDTKVFPARLRGNKEKTGAEIEISLLRELNREQRLWDVLVDPARKIRIGNKLYFGDDDSLVAEVIDNTTSRGRTLRFLYDGSYDDFKKTLFSVGELPIPKEIRSRPEEIDIERFNTIFAKNEGAVATPASGLHFSRELFKRMEIKGIEYTFLTSHIGLGNFVGVDVEDLSKHKMGSERMIIPEETADKINKAKEEGHKIFAIGISVLRALETPVTTTNQVKPFDGWTNKFIFPPYDFAIADALVTNFHYPLSTMLMTQAAFGDYDKVMAAYKLAIKKGYKFGIYGDAMLVI
- the dprA gene encoding DNA-processing protein DprA gives rise to the protein MNENYLCALSKVFFNNPVAGRALLELYPTVKEIFEADDETIDNALCRRGSGAKLHSKGLLDWAEKEALWYEEKKVRIIDISSKDYPQKLLDCQDAPFVLYFKGNGNLNNARSLGVVGTRLASLYGSDSCKTLISSFSDNAYNPLIVSGLAIGIDITAHRAALENGMETVAVLPCGIDLIYPASHRDDAIKMISGGGILTEFPRETPALRRNFLQRNRIIAGMTQGLLVAETRVYGGSMSTVEYASSYGREIFAVPGRICDANSYGCNYLISKNVASACINTLTIPVGLGWTKSVGSDVSLQQDLFSSSNGKREKILLTLSPVIARGVDYVVQNTGYDFNTASLILLELELEGEIVADDKGEYKLKRRNRQDAEDNG
- a CDS encoding TatD family hydrolase, which encodes MKFVDTHTHPYDEAFDADREEVLQRALDAGVEKWIFPSIDSTYYRRQKECFDKHQCNAFMAMGLHPTSVAANWKEELNFVFEQMKQSANFSHDSATTSSVRYYAVGEIGLDGYWSKEFIAEQMEVFSAQIDMAEQYSLPIIIHERSATDEMFRVLENHVFGKDSNTHKIKGVFHAFSGSPETFERIQKYGDFKVGIGGVVTYKNAGVAKALENIPLESIVLETDSPWLTPVPFRGKRNESSYIPYIAAKVSEIKHCSVEDVAAQTTKNAEELFGI